The sequence below is a genomic window from Cygnus atratus isolate AKBS03 ecotype Queensland, Australia chromosome 4, CAtr_DNAZoo_HiC_assembly, whole genome shotgun sequence.
TAgggctttttaaatttaaaatgattgaCTGAGGTGAAGCAGACCACCCGTATGAATTTCCTCCCACAAGATCACTTTGCTCAGTGATGAGTCCAGATTAATTTATACTCAGGCAATCCCTGTGTTGCCCAAAAATGGGCTTTGCTGCATTTCCTGTCTGCCTCAGTGCGGAAAAGAGCTAGGGCTGATACAATGCACAGCTAAAACAGCCCTTCTGACTTGCAGAGCTGCATCTCTGCTATGGTAACACTCCATGTTATGCAtgtgtgctcctgctgcaggtgtgGGATAAGCCTCTAGGTGTGAAGGGTAGTGGTGGCCTGGAGGAAGTACCTGTCTTGCTTCTGCTCTGAATCAAAACTGCTGTGCTACACATGGTCTGTGTTCTGCTTTCAGTCATGCCACAGGGAAACGAGAAACAATTTGCTGTTCATTGGTTGCTTCGCTGCCCGATGATTGCATCAAACTTAACATCTGTCAGCTTTTTCAGACAATTCAAGGCACGTTCTGGAAGCAACCTGTAAGATAAAACCGTGAGATGAAATCTAGGATAAGACCTTGGGTCACAGGAAAAGTGGCAGCACAGGTGGGACAAGAGCTGGTCTGGGTGCAGAATGTGTGCTTGCCTTAGacagagaacaaaactgaaactgGGAGTAGTTCCCAAGGATATGTAGCCCTTGAAATGCTTTGGCTAGCTTTGATTCTGATCCCTTCACCACCTTCCTCCTTTGATGACCACTCCAAGGACAGGTATCCCCCGGGCAGGATGTTGGTTGCAGCATTGCTGCTGCATCCAGGAAGGTTTAACACCGAACGTAGGCatgtgcattaaaaataagGTGAGAATTGCCTTtgccttctttgctttcaaaaccTCATCTGGTTGATTGAGGAATttggggaaaacagaagaatcttTACAACCTCTCATAAATAGGAGGCTTTGGTTAGAGCCAAGTTGTCTTCCCACAAACAAGTTGTTACCAAGGGTTTCTTGAGGGACTGTAGGAGCTAACTGGCGTGGCAATTTAGTTGTTCTGATGTGCCTTCTAGGCTTCGAACCTGAGCTCTGGTGAAAAtgtcccagcagagcagctacAACAGGGTAAAGAAGCCTGAGAGGACAAATTGCGCTTCTCATggccaggagaagcagcagcgtCCTTCTCAAGCACCCTTCCCAGCCCCTGTGGCCTAGACCTTCCGGTGCTGACACGAGGAAGTGAAGGCTAAAATGCAGCAgttcctcagctgcttctggAGCTTGTGGCTGCTGGTTCAGAGAACCTGTGAAGCTGTTCTTGGCAAGCCCATGAGAAATTCTGTCTGTGAAGGAAGAGAGATCCCTCTGTCTCCCTTTGCCTCCCTGTCAGCCTGCGGAGCAGTCGAGTTCCCCActcagcagctctctgcaaacAGTGGGTTGCAATGACCTACGACAGGACtcaacaaaatgcttttatttctctgctgttttcattaGAAAGAAACATGATGCTATTTCATTGTCTCCTCACGTGTTCTAAATTAATGGTTAAACTTGAATCCGATGTTACACGCTTAATGGTTGTACACGCATGGACTTATTCCCAATACTTATGTTGTTCTTACCTTTCAAGAAGTAAAGCAAAGCGTTGATTTGATGGAACAAAAACCATTTTTTTGTTAGTGAGTATTCCTTCCATCAGTTCCTTTACAACTTCGTCAACCTCCAAAATCCTTCCAAGcctaaaatgaaaggaaagcattCATATAAGAGCAACAGTGGTAATATAAAGGTAGCAGTTGAATATAAAGTAGGATGTTTCATGCTTCCATCAAGTTAGGTAATTAAAAGATGACCATTATGTAGGataaaaaatgttgcaaattTTTGTTAGCCAATTGTATATATCAATTAACCTCAGTTTTTATACACTCAGTTTGAATAACAGTTGTAAAGCAGATTCAAATATGTAATGCTGAATTTTGACCATTACCTGGTACTGGGATTTTTGACAAATCcagtatttataaaaactgGGCAGAGACATGTTGTTTTTATTCCATCCTTTCCCAGGGTAGACAGCTCCTCAGTTAGAGCTTTATGAAATCCAACAGCAGCAAACTTGCTTGAACTGGTtgggaaaaaagcacaaacaagaaGGTATGAATGCTATTTCCAGCCTCATACAAATGGAAATGTGCTGAAACAACATGCAGTACTGActtgagggggggaaaaaaggcgATCCACCTGAGAGGGCAGGGAATAATTCTacttttccctgtgctgcttttcagcGCAGCATAGTGCTGAAATGCATATTGCCGATGGGGAACACACTGTGGAATTTAGTGGGGAAAACATAGGTTACCCTAGCAGTGAATAGTCAGAAGAATGTTAAGAATTCTTAGGAAATAGTAATTCACATGCATAAATCTAGTGTTTCCTTTCTTAAGGAAGCACTTGAGGCAAGCCTGTGCTGTCCAGCATTTCTCACTGCAGGGGACAAAAATACTgcttaagtttttaaaatgaagaagaaagagaatagtaaaaaacagtaaaactacCTATTGTTTATTTGAGGACTACAACAACTCACAAGCGCACTATGATATTGTAAGACAAAAAGAGGATACCTTTCTTACCAACCAAACTCTGGAGAAGgtatggagagaaaaagaaatggaagacaTTATTAGTTGATTTATCACATCATCATTCCTTCACTGaaacattcttcctttttaGTCAATGCTAATAAGCAAATCACTGGGTACACCCATGAGTCCTTATTTGatgggtgttgtggtttttttttgtttgtttttttcccctccttagCCATCCTGCTTAGCAAGTAACTTATTCAGTGGCAAACTATTCTTACTCTCCTTGGTAGTGCAGAAGGCAATTAGAAATAAGAAACGAAGAGAGCTGATTTGGAAGTCACTTACCAATAAGCCACCATGAAAGAGGTTACAAAATGACCTGCTGCAGAAGCCACCGTAACAATGTGACCACGGTTGTTGTCTATCATTGCTGGCAGAAAAGCTCTTGTTGTCTGGACAGGGTTTTAGAACAAGAGGAAGAGGTGGGGCGTGGgaaggaggaaacaaacaatGACTTCTTAGGAGTCTTCAACACTGGCCTCAATTATGTGCAATTAATTGAGCGATCCAATTATGTGCAGTTAAGTGACTAAGCCTACCCCTAGTGCTGGGGGGTGCATGGCACCAAGCTCCTGAGAACCACAGAGACACCTAGTCTCCTTTCAGTTTTTAGGTTTCACTTGTCAGCAGCCATGCTGCCAGTGTCTCTCCTCAGCACACCCAATCTGTAGCATGCCTTTAAGTCCCCTGCAAGCAGAAATTGTTTACTGACCactctgttttcccttctgaatGCTGCCCCTGTACATGAGCTCTGTTCCATGTCCGAGCTGGGCCAAGAGCCAGGGCTGGCCCTACCCTGTCTGGCCCCTGGGGCCAGGTATCAGGTATCAGGTACAAAATGCCCCGGGGTAGAGACCTGGAGCCCTACTGGGCTGACAGGAGCAGTTGGGAAgaggctggccctgctgcctgctctcaggGCTTGCtgacaaaaaaacattttgcatttttgagcCGTgcatctcctgcctgcaggGTCTCAGTGCCTGGCTGAGGGTGCCCCCACCTCCTCAATAACACTCACACAACCACGGAGGGACGAACGCGCTAGCGGCCCTTACCCAGATGTGGGCGAGAATGTTGACCTCAAACATTTTCTCAATCTGGTGGTCCTGGGTCGAGAGCAGGTCAGCAGCCGTGATCACACCAGCATTGTTCACCAGGATGGAGACATCGCCAATGTCCTTCTTCACCTTTTTGGCAAAAAGAACATGCAGCCGCGTCTTGTTTGTTATCACAACATTGCAAGGATGTGAGCAGCAATTTCTTACAATTCTTTTATTTGAGGTAGGAATTGTGCAGTATCCTTGAAGCCAATTTAGATGTGacttttttcccttgatttttGCCGGTATTTGTAGTCTTCTATACATCATACAGATGAATATGCCCTGCGCAGTCACAGCTGGCTCTGTGAACATACTGAATATTTTGGACCACCTGAACCTTACTCTCTACAACAAAGTCTTCCAAATTTCCACAGAGGcatctgtgtgttttttggCAAGATTAAAGGAAGATGTTCCTTCACGGGTCTAAAGCCTAAAGTGGGAGCTCGCAGGGACAGAAGCCCACAAAGGAGGATGAGCTGGGCTGTGATACCCAAAGGGCCACTGCGATCTCTGTATGTGCAGCAACAAAAGGGCAGCGATTTCAACATTTGTACGCCATGAGTGGAATACCTCGGGTGCGGTTTTCCAGCCCTTTCTGACACCCAAGCCCAACTGGCTAAGCTTTCGCTCGTGCACCTGCCCCCCTACCTTCTCCGCAGCGCTGTAGATTTCCTCCCTTTTGCTGCAGTCCACCACGAAGGTGTGGACGGTGGCTCCCAGCCTTTCGCACTCCGCAGCCGTCTCCTTGAGGCCGTGCTGggacaggaaggaaaggagcggaCGTTATGTGCCACGCACCCCGCAGGGGCTCGGCtgggcggggtgggggggctccACGGCCCGTTACCGTGTCGACGTCCCACAGCACCAGGCGGCTCTGGCGCCGGGCGAACTCGCGGGCCGTGGCCCTGCCCAGCCCGCGGCCGGCCCCCgtcagcagcaccagctccccGCCGACGGCCTTCCTGCgggcgggcagcagcagccgcacCGCCGCCTCGGCGTACGCGTAGAGCAGCGTGCCCAGGAACAGCGCCAGCTCCCGCACCGCGCCCATCCCGCCGCACGCAGCGCCCCCAGCGCACGCAGGTACCGCAGCGCACGCAGCCCGGCACCCTGACAGCGGCAGGGGGCGGGGGAAGAGGCAGCCAATCGGGGAGCGCAGCgcgcggggggggcggggactCCGCCCAATGAGGGGAGGAGGGGCGATGGCGGGGCAGCCGTTGGGCGCCTCAGAGGGGCGGCGGGTGCCCGGTGCCCGTGTGGGGTTCGCGGGCTGTCTGTTGTCCGCGGAGCGGTGTCCTGTGCTTAGGGCAGGTGTCCTTTAGCCCGTTCTAATTTTTCGAGTTTCTCCTAGCCTGGGGTTTGCTTCCTTTTGACAAGTGAACGTGGGACTCTTCCCATAACCACAGCCTGGCGTGAGGGCGTGCAGTGTCCTCAGCACCACTGAAAAAGGGGGGCAGCCAGGGAGCCCTTAGGGACACTcagttctgtctttttttttttttttgttccccttcTAGGGGGATGGGGGACCCAGGGGAGAAGGTCAGTGCCACTCTTAGGCAATAATTTGGGCAAGAGGCCTTGAACTCCTTGCAGAAATGGcctgaggaaaaaggaagcTTAGAGAAGCGACTCCAAAGGTTGCTCAGCCAAGAGCACTTTGTGGTAAGCTGTGTCTTTTGAGATAGCTTGGGGGTAACTTGCACCTAGTTAggagttgaaaaaaatatgtctgtCATTGAAATAAGCTGCGATGCCCTGGTTACATACCTGTGTAGGATTAACAGTTATTCACATCCTAATGTCTTAGAGTGTCTCTATCTAAAACATGCTAATAGCCTTGAGGTTCCCTTTAAATCCCTGTACACTTCTTTCCCCATACTTTATATCTTGTACAGTATTACTAACACTACATAAAtgctttctgttgctgtttaaGCTTACATGGATCTTGTTTACAAAAACACTGTCTTAAGTTGTAGTTAAGATGTGGTGTTTGCTTCAGTGGCCATGTTTGTAATAAATAGTCTCTTAAAAGCACAGAGAGGAGGCTGGGTAGTATTTAGTAGGGCCAGATAAAGACCTGAGAGAGCCTGTGAATCTCAGCATGGACAAAAGGCAAAGCCAGCCTCAGGAGTTCCCTTCCTTTCCTACTCATGGTCATTGCAAGCAGGGCCGCTGAAGTGATGttgatgtgtttctttttcccaagaaaTAATTAAGAGACCTTAGTCATTTGATGCTCAGCATTTATTCAGATTTAGGAATTAAGCAGAGAAGGGTTGAGAGTCATGCACTTTGACACACACCAGCTTCAGCAGTGGGCGTGTGAAACAGGGACCCTGTTGTTGGTGGTCCTCCATTTTCAGCACATTGGTGACAGAAGATATGAAGGAGATGTGGGAAGTAGAAGATCATctagaagcagcagcatcctgcaggaGACAGCCATTGTCGGCACCTGCAGAGCAACAGGAGAATTGCAGGTTAGAACCAAGAGCAGTTAATTGTTTTAACGtcttaatgaatattttatttgagcCCTTAGCAGTGTAATTGTCTTTTGAACCCATGGCCCCAAGAGGAGGCTGTTTCTGTGTTCACGGGAGGTGGCTGGGCAGCTCCTGACAGTTGGGTATACGGCTGGCTACGGTGTGGCAAGTCCAAGTAGCATGTTTCTTACTTCACTATGAAGTGCTTAAGATAATGTTCAGtgctgaaggaaatgaaaatcacTTAAGTTCTGAAAAGTACTCTGCAGAATGATTACAGTGTAGAACGTAAAAAGTAGGCAAATGTCATGGTAGTGCTTGCTGCAGACTTCTTTTTGTATAACAAGATATGTTGCTTACCTCAGGCTTGCAATCAGGAAGATCGAGCAGCCCTGAGCCTTTCCAGGAAGGGGCGAATAATGGGACGAAAAGGCCAGAAAATGGGTCGTCTTGTTGGCTGTGAAAAGAAAGGCATTGTGTAAGTGTTTCCCAGTTCAGTGCCAACCGCCTGGTTAAATCTGAATGTTACAACTGGTGAGACACAGTAATTTAGAAAGAGAAGCCTTACCGCCTCAGTGCTCTCCCCACCAGAGCTATCGCTGTCGTCTTGCTGTAGAAGAAGAAACAACTTTTTGTTAGAGCAAAACACACTTGAAAAAAcacacttctcttttttttttttggtttgtttgttttaaacaaagtgctcagttgtttatttttaagtgtatcCTGTTAGAAAGCCAAGATCTGCAGAGGAAACGTGTTCTTCAGTGTCTGGAAAATGGTCAGCTGTGCGATGAAGGAACTGGGGGGCCCCACTGATGGGCTGGGAGTGACCTCGCAATTCCTCTTTTGCTTTAAAGTTTGAGGAGGACTCGATCTTAAGCCAGAAGTCTGGAATGGGAGTACAGTACATGTGTTCAGCCTTGCACCAGCCATTGGTATTTCTGAGGCTCTCCCATCAGTTAAAAAAACTTGCAATTTCCAAGTGACAACATGGAGATTGCCCACATTGGACGCCCGCCTGTTTCTTTGTTCGGTACTTACAGCATTGGCGACAGCAAGGACCATGCTCATGACGCAGGACAGCAAGAGGAGCTTCATTTTGAGCGAGACGCCTGTGGAGCAGATGGCACAGAGTTGCAGCGCCCCGGTTCCAGCGGAAGGGAAGGCGCGGGGAGCACGCACGCAGGCTGGGTTGACTGCAGCAGCTGGCCCaaggctgctccagctgggctttgaGCATCTCCTGTGGCGGAGGCTCTGCGACCTgtctgggcaacccgttccagcGCTTGCCCACCCTCCTCGTGGACTTTCCCTtctgttcccttcccttcccttccctgcagttTGCAGCCATAACCAAGCAAATTTCTGTCCTGCAGGGCAGTGGGGTAAGAGCTCTCCCCGGTACTACCTTTGGGTTGCATGTTGAGCGGCTGGTCAGCAGGTCAGGAGAAGTCGGCTGGCTGCGGTGATAGCGCTGCCTGGACGGCCGGCATCTATATATACGCTGCTGGGTAGCGTGGCACACATCAGGAAGCTGGAAGGTGTCATGTGTCATATCCTCATAAACCCCGCTGGCTGTTTAGTTTAATTACTTCTCACCTGATAAAGCAGCCAGATTTTGCAAATGACCTTTACatgatgtttttaatataatccTTGGGGGATCGACAGATTTGGCAGTGGAAGCATATGTTACAAAAGGAatggctgttttctgtttcactaaAGATCTTCACCTGACTATAGGGTTCTGCATTTTAGTGTTGCTGCAGGAATGCTTGTGTGGTAACAGTGCCCAGAGTACTGAAGCTGCTAACTGAGATGGAGAGTTACGATGTCCAAAATGGATGGAGCAGCTGATCTGGGAGACCCTTTCCAGGCATGTGAAGGACAAGAAAATGATCATTAGTCAGCCTGGGTGAGATACCACACTCAAtgtgagctggcaatgtgccCTGGCTGTGAAAAAGACTGCTGGTGTCCTGGCCTGCACTAGGcaaagcattgccagcaggttgagggaggaagttcttcccctctgttctgcactggtgagaccacacctggagtgctgggtaTTGATGGGTGCTCCACAGTACAAGGGAGacttggggctgcaggggggagTCTAGTGAAGGGCCTCAAAGAAGATtaagggcctggagcacctatgaggaaaggctgagagagtgaGGACTGCTCAGCTTAGAGGAGAAGGTTTGAGGGGATCTGATCCATGTCTGTAAATCTCACAAGGGAAGATGTaaaggagctggagctgggctcttgtcagtggtgcccagtgacaggtcaggaggcaatgggcacaaagtGAAACAGGAGGTTCCctcatcaggaaacacttttttttttttcttttctctctctctcccttttttttttttttttttttttaacttctttcttACTGTGGGcatgactgagcactggcaaaggttgcccagaggatTTGTGGTGATTCTCTCCTTGAAGGTATTCAAAACCCACATGCgtgtggtcctgggcagcctacCTAGGTTGTGCTTGAGCAGATGAtgtccagaggtcccttccaatttaAGCCATTCTGTGATGTGGTGAGGAAAAGGACCTTGGATTTCCTGAGGAAGCAGGACTTTGTGAATTCTAGTTACTGCTGACCTGTGAGGCCagtgtttccttctttctggaGTCCTCCATGTGGCCCTGCAGGTGGGCTGAAATGAGACTGAAGGCAAGAACCTCTGGTATCAGTACAGCACAGGGATTTGGAAAAGGAGATTCAGATTGTCAGGTAACTGAAAAGAGAGAAGGCTGCTTGTCTTCAGCAGCTGTATCTTGCTGGCTTGTTAATGTTGGAGCAGAGGCGGTCAACTCTACATGTGGAGGGAACCCACCTAACTGAGCAGTTTCCCTAAGTTGCAGAGAAGAGTTTTATGATTGGGTGCCAGTCAGTGGAAACCAGCTGGAGGTTGTTTTGCTGATTTGTGCTGTTTGTGGAGTATTTCTGATCTTTAGCATAACAAAGTACAGCTATTATTCAATGTGGACTGGAGGTTATATATACATCCTGAACTCATATCTACCTAAATGGACCTGTGTAAGAACATTTAGCCTTATCTGCTTTTTCCATCTCACTTAACATTGACCTgatgttttcactgaaatagaaggaaagtcaataaatgtgatatttttacTCTGGTTCATCTTTTAAGCAACCGCAGAGCTAAGATTGTTCCCACTAAAACCCTCGCACAATGAGTGTGTTCATAAGGGCCGGGGGGGATGTATCTCCAAGGAGGGCGCCAGATGCTGGGTAGGCATGAGACTTCACTGATGATACTTCCTTGTAGAGAGGATAAATACTTATGACTAATTTTAACTTAGACTCATTAAAACCAAGTGGAAGCAATCGAGTCCACAGAGGGTCACAACCTTTCTTTTACCGACTTCATAAGTTAACTGTAGTGTTATTGTTACTGGTTAACACACTGGCAGGTGAAACAAGTGGTCATTTATGGTCCTTATTCTTACTGGTGTTTATGATTTGTAGGTTAACGATCAACTGCAACTCCCCCCCTAGCAGAGGACAGGAGCTGAGCTGAATATCTCACTGGTGTAGCACTCTGGGAGAGCAGCATCTCTCCATGTGAACGCCAGCAGGAGCTCCTCCTCTGTGCCCCACAGCGGGAATGTGGAAGCAGCGGCATCACGGAGACCTCTGGAGCAGGTGGGATGCTGGCTCCTTCACGTGTCAGGCACTTCAGATCTCCATGGCTGTACTGGTCTTGGGGTGTAGTTGTCTGCCCCGCGTAGCTTGGGTGGTTTAAGGGCCTTTCTTTCCCGTTTGTCCTGATGAATTCTGGTTTGCTGCATCTTTTCCTACCGTTTGGCTGGAGCGCAGCACTGGTGGGTTAGCCTGCGGAGAACAGGACAGTCCCTTGTGCATTGTCCTGTCCTAAAAAGGGCAACGAACTCACCTGGATCACTCTAAGCGGGCTGACTCATGGCTGTAGAAAGAGCAAGTAAGCAATAGGCTGCGGccaggcagaagaaaaggctgtCGAAAGTTCCTCTTCCTGAGAGATATCAAGTCCCAGAGAAAGGCTCTTTATCAAAAGGAATTAGCAGACTGTGTGTGCTGTTTGTACATCTAATATGGGGTTATGTGTACAAGCTGCTGGGTAATGGTGCACATGGTAACAGGTCAGGCTTACGGGGAAACTGTCAGCAAGATGGATTTTGTTGGGCAGCTGCCCTTAGCTTATGAAAGACGTTCCTGTGTCGAGCGTCCCATTGGCTTTATTTGTTGTCTTGTGAAGCatcaggctggagctgggctggctcAGGAGCGAAGGAATAGAAGGCAGGTGGAGTGGTGCGTCCTGAGCCGCCCCAACGGCATTTTGGGCTGCCATTCATTGTTTGTTGGGAGGGTGCTGTGGTTCAGGTGGAGGGGGGCGTGGGGTCTGCCTTTGTAGGATGTAGTATTACTTCCTACTATTACTATAACACAGTAATtgtagaaaatggaagaaattcaACTGTAAATCACTTGAGTTCCTTCACCCACCTCAAACAATGTAACTGCTTAGTCttgtttgaaagaaattgtttttttcttttacttttcagtttgaaatttGGATGTATTTGAATCATGTTTATAACTGTACACAAGGATTTTTTCCCTAGTCTGGGCAGAGTAAAGGCTCCCTAAATATCTGCTCTCTAACTAGTATTGGCTTACAGCTAAAATGAGTTGTTAGAGGTTTTGTTGCTGTACTTTGGCTCCACAGTTGCTCGTACTTTCAGTGGGAGAAGATATTTGATGCCAGTGGGGATGCCCAGAGCTAGGTGCTGGTTTTCTCCTGgaactttttcctcttcccaattAACACGTTTGGCGGTTCAGGCAGGCCCTGATTTCAcagctcagcagtgctgccGCTCTCCTGGCACGGGcctccagctggggctgggtcTGAGGCAGGGGAGTGCCAGCTCCAAGAGGCGGccaaggcagaggcagagcatgAGAGCAGAGTCCCCACCAGGCTCGTAAGTGCCCTAAGCTGTTATGCAAGATACCTCTCTTTGAGCGTGGGGCTTTGCTGGAAGCGGCTATATGAAGTTTGATGGCATAGGCTTCCACCGGGTACCCTGAACAACCAGATTTTGGGGTAAGCTTGAGCTGTATTGACTCTGGTGGCCAGGAAGAGAACTGAGGAGGCCAGGAGAACATTGGTATGGAGAGCAAGGATTACACTGGAAGCCACCCACGTGTAGCCATGCCTAATGCAGCAGTGTGTTCAGGCCTCCCTCAAACGGCCGCCAGCCAGCAAGAGCCTGCCACAGCCAGCAGTTGCACAAGTAGGCAGAAAACCTCTCTGTGTTCTGAAGAGGTCTTTGACCGGCGTTTCATCGCACGGTGTTCTGCTGTTCCACAGGCCAGAGGGAGTTTACACAGACCTTTGGAGTCTTAACCTCTTCCACAGACAGCGGGGGCGCCCCACACGGGCCTGCCCGTTGGCCTGGCACCTGCTCCAGCCTGTGCGTTGGTGGCGCTGTAGGTGTTCAGTGCCTTGCTGATCCCGACCCAGCGCTGCTGCTGTGACTTCATTGCCGGGTTGGGCCAGGGGCAGAGTGGGGCTGGCCAGTGCCCCATGGGTGAGACGCCTGACAGGTTGTTGGCCACAGCGCTGAGATTGTCTCCTTCTGCTGGGAAACCCGGCTCTGGTGCTCCCCTGCaaggggcagagcagggtggggagggggaagccAGAAATCATCCCAGGCTGTTGGAGCTGCGGCAGCTTCTGCAATGAAAAGTGCCAGTGTTTGAGAGGAGTGGAATATGAAAACCCTCATTGCTGTGCATGTGTCTGAAGAGCGTCAGTGAACTGAAATGAAGGCTTATCCAGGAGTCGCTGGCTTCCCTGTTAAGGCTTTCTCTTGTGCTCTATACTGGTGTACAAGTCCCATAGACTTCCACTTCAGCTCACCCCTGGCATTTGAATG
It includes:
- the HSD17B11 gene encoding estradiol 17-beta-dehydrogenase 11; translation: MGAVRELALFLGTLLYAYAEAAVRLLLPARRKAVGGELVLLTGAGRGLGRATAREFARRQSRLVLWDVDTHGLKETAAECERLGATVHTFVVDCSKREEIYSAAEKVKKDIGDVSILVNNAGVITAADLLSTQDHQIEKMFEVNILAHIWTTRAFLPAMIDNNRGHIVTVASAAGHFVTSFMVAYCSSKFAAVGFHKALTEELSTLGKDGIKTTCLCPVFINTGFVKNPSTRLGRILEVDEVVKELMEGILTNKKMVFVPSNQRFALLLERLLPERALNCLKKLTDVKFDAIIGQRSNQ